TGCCCCGTGCAATCCTCCGACATTCGAGCCACGTGCACTACTGCGTGGCTCCTTCCTTGGGCTTCTTCTTGACGTCAAGCCCTGACGCATCGGCGTACTCGTAGGTCTCGTATCTGAGGCAGCACATCAGTTTGCCACAGACGCCCGTTATCTTGTTGGGGTTCAAGCTCAGGTTCTGCACCCGGGCACACTTGAGGCTGACCGGCTTGATCTCCTTGAGGAAACAGTTGCAGCATAGCTCGCGCCCACACATGCCTACCGTCGCAAAGAAACGGGTTTCATCGCGAGAACCGATCTGCCACATCTGCACCTTGGCCTTCAGCGACCGGGACAGAGTGGACACGAGGGTGCGGAAGTCGACGCGGGCCTCGGCCGTGAAATAGAACACATACTGTTTTCCCGAAAATGAGAGTTCACAGTTTACGAGGTGGATAGGGAGTCTGATCGCCCGCACCTGCTCCTTGCACAGAATCACTGCTGCGTCCTGTTTTCGCTGGTTCTCCTCAAGACGCTCGACGTCGGTCGGGGCAAGCTTGCGAACGTACTTGAGGTCGCCCGCCACACGCTTTTTTCCTGATGCGTCGTGCCTTGGATAGCCAATGATGACGTGCGTCAGCTCCTTGTCACTGCCAATTGCAAGGACCCCTTCGCCAGGGAGCAGCACAACACTATCGCTGACTTCGACCATGTATGTCTGGTACGACTTGGCTGAGCGAGCGCTCAGATAGCGTACCGAGGAGCAACTCGCCGACAACATATTGGTGGGATCATTCATGAGTGGTCATTCTCCTCAGCTCCAGTAGGGCGTTTGTCAGAACAAGTTCAGGGTTCACGTTCTGTTCTATGTGCTTCAGGCGCTCCCCCAGATGGTCCAGAAAGAGCCCAACCCTGGATTCGTCCAGCACGAAGTTCACACGGGCCAGTTCAGGTTCAGTAGAGAGAGAGATGCCTGCCGGAGGAGGAACCTTTCCCCTCGCCCGCAGAACGCTGTTCATGAACAGTGCAAGCGTCTGCAAACCGACCGTCGCGTTGTCCCGGAGACTATTCAATGTGTCCATCCTGAGGAGGCGGCCGACGGTCTCCGAGAGGCTCACGTTTGCCTTGGCAAATTCCAGCAGGACTTCAAGGCAGGCTTCCCCGCCAGTTGCAGATGCCGCATCCTGAAGATCCGCGATCGCCTGATTACTCCGCTCGACCTTCATGATCTGGACCCGCGATCGAATCGTGGGCAAGACGCGCCTGCTGTTCTGAGAGAGCAGCAGGAAGACGTTGCCCGGGACCGGTTCTTCGATGGTCTTGAGAACCCGGTCTGCTGCAACATCGGTGAAGAAGTCTACTCCACGGAAAACGCTCACCTTGAGGCAGCCCGACGCGGTCTTGATCGACGCATACGAGATAAACTGGTCGACGGTATCTATCCTGAGGATGCCTGAGTCTCCAAAAATCCTGGTGTTTGCCGAACCCCCTGCGTCCACCTGTCGGCACGACGGGCACGCGTCACAGAATTCCCCCGGACCATGGTCACCCCGGCAGTTGCCCGCCTTGGCAAGAGCTGCCGCCAACGCAAGCTTGGCGTCCTCATCTCTGCCCACGAGAAGGTATGCATGTGCCAGCCTGTGAGAAACAAGAGCAGCCTCGAGGCATCGAGTAGCCGGACAGTCACCGACTGCATCCCTCATCCGTTTCGCTGACACCGCCTATGTCTCCCACATCGTTGTTTCTGGATCTCTCACGCTCGTCTCCACCAGCCTGTCCACGCCTGCTCAGCACTGCCCATGACAAGTATACACGCCACTCCCCGCCTGTGCAATGAGCGAATTCCGGGCCGGCAACGAACAAACGGGCCGGCAGAGTCCTGGCCCATTTTGCATACGTTTCAACGTGACTACTTCTCGATATCGGCTAGCTGCTTGTAGAGCTTCCGTTGCTCAGCCGTGAGTGTCTTGGGCACACCTATCTCGATACGAACGATGTAGTCCCCCCGACGCCGTTCTCCGACCGCCTGAGCTCCTTTGCCACGAATCCGTACCTCGGCACCATGCTGACTTCCAGCCGCTATCGTCACGGTCTCCGTTCCACCTTCCACGAGAGGAACCGTGATAGTTGTCCCGAGCACTGCCTTGGCAGGCGACACGCGGACTGTGTGATACAGGGAACTCCCTTGTCGTTCAAACCGGGAATCATGCTGGACGGTAATGAAGAGGTACAGGTCGCCG
This Coprothermobacter sp. DNA region includes the following protein-coding sequences:
- a CDS encoding stage 0 sporulation protein — translated: MNDPTNMLSASCSSVRYLSARSAKSYQTYMVEVSDSVVLLPGEGVLAIGSDKELTHVIIGYPRHDASGKKRVAGDLKYVRKLAPTDVERLEENQRKQDAAVILCKEQVRAIRLPIHLVNCELSFSGKQYVFYFTAEARVDFRTLVSTLSRSLKAKVQMWQIGSRDETRFFATVGMCGRELCCNCFLKEIKPVSLKCARVQNLSLNPNKITGVCGKLMCCLRYETYEYADASGLDVKKKPKEGATQ